Proteins encoded together in one Etheostoma cragini isolate CJK2018 chromosome 11, CSU_Ecrag_1.0, whole genome shotgun sequence window:
- the LOC117953490 gene encoding low choriolytic enzyme, which yields MEQIIILCLVSTCLSAVHAQTFLFSPKWGPIGYKEREEHDETAMDEIIKTNEFQASRIIDGTTSLRDGDIAVSSGRRSKVCFARSCLWSKSVDGHVYVAYRLSPEYSEIETKMIKKGMESIEKGTCVRFVPQTHQRDYVDIQPKSGCWSYLGARGGRQTVSLQSPDCLRVGVVAHEFMHALGFVHEQSRSDRDNYVTIMWPNIWRDRLRNFEKFKTDSLDLPYDYGSIMHFGMYAYSQDGEPTIIPKNSQNSKNIKLGQASTLSHIDQMKINKLYKCGGMDGY from the exons ATGGAGCAGATTATCATCTTGTGCCTGGTTTCTACCTGTCTCTCAGCGGTACATGCTCAG acTTTTTTGTTCAGCCCAAAATGGGGCCCCATTGGCTATAAAG AACGTGAAGAGCATGATGAGACAGCAATGGATGAAATCATTAAAACTAATGAGTTCCAAG CTTCCCGAATCATAGATGGCACTACCAGTCTCAGAGATGGAGACATTGCTGTTTCTTCTGGAAGGCGCTCTAAAGTCTGCTTTGCCCGTAGCTGCCTCTGGTCTAAGTCAGTGGATGGACATGTCTATGTTGCATACAGGCTCTCACCTGAATACT CTGAAATTGAGACAAAGATGATAAAGAAAGGAATGGAAAGCATAGAGAAAGGTACCTGTGTGCGGTTTGTTCCTCAGACTCACCAGCGAGACTACGTCGACATCCAGCCAAAGTCTGG GTGTTGGTCCTACCTTGGAGCGCGTGGTGGAAGACAGACCGTGTCTCTCCAGAGCCCCGACTGCCTCCGGGTTGGAGTGGTCGCCCATGAATTCATGCATGCCCTAGGCTTTGTGCACGAGCAGTCTCGCTCTGACCGGGACAACTATGTCACCATCATGTGGCCGAACATTTGGAGAG ATCGGTTGAGGAACTTTGAGAAATTTAAGACTGACAGTCTGGACCTACCATATGACTATGGCTCAATCATGCACTTTGGGAT GTATGCCTACTCTCAGGATGGGGAGCCAACAATCATTCCTAAGAACAGCCAGAACAGCAAGAACATAAAGCTGGGCCAAGCATCGACTCTAAGCCACATTGACCAGATGAAAATCAATAAACTTTATAAATGTG GTGGCATGGATGGATACTAA